One stretch of Catenulispora sp. GP43 DNA includes these proteins:
- a CDS encoding substrate-binding domain-containing protein, producing the protein MKKTAAVVVATGLLLAGCSSSKSSPKAGSGTTSPAASTSGAASGSATSAITASGPVKVAYAASLANLMEHDLGPAYDKATGGDFQGDAAGSTQLVSEIKGKVKQADVFISASTDANTGLTGDANGGWESWYATFGTAPLVIAYNPNSKFAADIKSKPWNQVITEAGFKMGSTDPKLDPKGKLAAQALTKDDIPASAVQVFPEEQLVGRLQSGQLDAGFFYSSEAAELNIPTVELGDVHLQATYTVSVLNKAPDADSGIAFVQYLLSDAGKALMTKHGLQLQPVKVTGDAGSVPAQLKTLLNAG; encoded by the coding sequence GTGAAGAAGACAGCGGCCGTGGTCGTCGCCACCGGCCTTCTGCTGGCCGGGTGCAGCAGCTCGAAGAGCTCGCCGAAGGCCGGCTCCGGGACGACGTCGCCGGCGGCTTCGACCTCGGGGGCGGCCTCCGGGTCGGCGACGTCGGCGATCACCGCCTCGGGCCCGGTCAAGGTCGCCTACGCGGCCTCGCTGGCGAACCTGATGGAGCACGACCTGGGCCCCGCCTACGACAAGGCCACCGGCGGGGACTTCCAGGGCGACGCGGCCGGCTCCACCCAGCTGGTCAGCGAGATCAAGGGCAAGGTCAAGCAGGCCGACGTCTTCATCAGCGCCTCCACCGACGCCAACACCGGCCTGACCGGCGACGCCAACGGAGGCTGGGAGTCCTGGTACGCCACCTTCGGCACCGCCCCGCTGGTCATCGCCTACAACCCGAACAGCAAGTTCGCCGCCGACATCAAGTCCAAGCCCTGGAACCAGGTGATCACCGAGGCCGGGTTCAAGATGGGCTCGACCGACCCGAAGCTGGACCCCAAGGGCAAGCTCGCCGCCCAGGCGCTGACCAAGGACGACATCCCCGCCTCGGCGGTGCAGGTGTTCCCCGAGGAGCAGCTGGTCGGCCGGCTCCAGTCCGGGCAGCTGGACGCCGGATTCTTCTACTCCAGCGAGGCCGCGGAGCTGAACATCCCGACCGTCGAGCTCGGCGACGTCCACCTGCAGGCGACCTACACCGTCAGCGTCCTGAACAAGGCCCCGGACGCCGACTCCGGCATCGCCTTCGTGCAGTACCTGCTCAGCGACGCGGGCAAGGCCCTGATGACCAAGCACGGCCTGCAGTTGCAGCCGGTGAAGGTCACCGGCGACGCCGGGTCCGTGCCGGCGCAGCTGAAGACGCTGCTCAACGCCGGCTGA
- a CDS encoding ATP-binding cassette domain-containing protein: MLRTPLPWLAALLVAYLLVPLIAFLIRVPGQGGAATAAPGVGDALRTSLITASVSTAIVTVLGVPLGYLLARSTSRTAGVLGVAVQLPLALPPLMSGILLIYLVGPYTTIGQFFNGGLTDSATGVVLAQCFVAAPFLVVSARSAFAAVDPAQLDVAATLGHGTLSQTLRVALPIAARGIRAGMLLAWLRAFGEFGATIVLAYHPYTLPVFTYVQFSSTGLAATTIPVLVTLGAALAVLLIADRGPARRAHRRRPVRLPEPRPPALSQGPVLDFDMTARLGGFRLAVAHRGAGRNLAVLGASGSGKSATLRLLAGVLPAHDAHIRLGGRDLAALPAERRGIGYLPQHPTLLPHLRVWEQVTFGVGADPALAAFWLDRLKLTELADRYPDQLSGGQARRVGLARALAREPRLLLLDEPFAGLDAPVRDELRRLLRTVLRETALTSVLVTHDPDDAALLSQDTLLFADGAVLQDGPTRAVLTHPAGPAAARLLGVRNIARGHVDADGVLESGPLRISLPASALATPAWQGAGTPPADVAWCVQPHDVRLVAAGGVAAVVDDVAHLGPIAELLLRLEDGGDELTVTVPAGREPGIGDRCQVDVPAQAVIVWPAP; encoded by the coding sequence ATGCTGCGCACCCCGCTGCCGTGGCTGGCCGCGCTGCTCGTCGCCTATCTGCTCGTCCCGCTGATCGCCTTCCTGATCCGGGTCCCGGGGCAGGGCGGCGCGGCCACCGCGGCCCCGGGCGTCGGGGACGCGCTGCGGACCTCGCTGATCACCGCTTCCGTCAGCACCGCCATCGTCACCGTCCTCGGCGTCCCGCTCGGCTACCTGCTGGCCCGCTCGACGAGCCGGACCGCCGGCGTGCTCGGCGTCGCGGTCCAGCTGCCGCTCGCGCTCCCGCCGCTGATGAGCGGCATCCTGCTGATCTACCTGGTGGGGCCGTACACGACCATCGGCCAGTTCTTCAACGGCGGGCTCACCGACAGCGCCACCGGGGTGGTGCTGGCGCAGTGCTTCGTCGCGGCACCGTTCCTGGTGGTCTCGGCGCGCTCCGCGTTCGCCGCGGTGGACCCGGCCCAGCTCGACGTCGCGGCGACGCTGGGCCACGGCACGCTGTCGCAGACCCTGCGGGTCGCGCTGCCGATCGCGGCCCGCGGCATCCGGGCGGGGATGCTGCTGGCGTGGCTCCGGGCCTTCGGGGAGTTCGGCGCGACCATCGTGCTGGCCTACCACCCGTACACCCTGCCGGTGTTCACCTACGTGCAGTTCAGCAGCACCGGGCTGGCCGCGACGACGATCCCCGTCCTGGTGACCCTCGGCGCGGCCCTGGCCGTCCTGCTTATCGCCGACCGCGGCCCGGCCCGGCGGGCGCACCGCCGCCGCCCGGTCCGGCTCCCCGAGCCCCGGCCGCCGGCGCTGTCGCAGGGCCCTGTCCTGGACTTCGACATGACGGCCCGCCTCGGCGGCTTCCGGCTGGCGGTGGCGCATCGCGGCGCGGGCCGGAACCTGGCCGTCCTCGGCGCTTCCGGCTCCGGCAAATCCGCGACCCTGCGCCTGCTCGCCGGGGTGCTGCCGGCGCACGACGCGCACATCCGGCTCGGCGGCCGGGACCTGGCCGCGCTGCCCGCCGAACGCCGCGGCATCGGCTACCTTCCGCAGCATCCGACGCTGCTGCCGCACCTGCGGGTCTGGGAACAGGTCACCTTCGGGGTCGGCGCCGATCCGGCGCTGGCGGCGTTCTGGCTCGACCGGCTCAAGCTCACCGAGCTCGCCGACCGCTACCCCGACCAGCTCTCCGGCGGGCAGGCCCGCCGGGTCGGCCTGGCGCGGGCGCTGGCCCGGGAGCCCCGGCTGCTCCTGCTCGACGAGCCGTTCGCGGGCCTGGACGCGCCGGTCCGCGACGAGCTGCGCCGGCTGTTGCGGACGGTCCTGCGGGAGACGGCGCTGACCTCGGTGCTGGTGACGCACGATCCCGACGACGCGGCGCTGCTGTCGCAGGACACGCTGTTGTTCGCGGACGGGGCCGTTTTGCAGGACGGCCCCACGCGGGCGGTTCTGACTCATCCGGCAGGTCCCGCGGCGGCGCGGCTGCTCGGTGTCCGCAACATCGCGCGGGGACATGTGGACGCCGACGGGGTCTTGGAAAGCGGGCCGCTCCGTATTTCCCTTCCCGCTTCAGCTCTGGCGACTCCCGCATGGCAGGGCGCTGGTACACCCCCCGCCGACGTCGCCTGGTGCGTCCAGCCCCACGATGTGCGGCTGGTCGCGGCCGGCGGGGTCGCCGCCGTCGTGGACGACGTCGCGCACCTCGGGCCGATCGCCGAGCTGCTCCTGCGGCTGGAGGACGGCGGCGACGAGCTGACGGTCACGGTCCCGGCCGGCCGGGAACCGGGGATCGGCGACCGGTGCCAGGTGGATGTTCCTGCTCAGGCAGTCATCGTGTGGCCCGCGCCCTAG
- a CDS encoding MFS transporter, whose translation MERSLRSARIATFTYFILCGTLMGTWVVHIPAIEHQVGISHATLGGLLVLLGLGAFAGMQVAGRLADRLGARVVVPAAGVLCGATLVLPGLARESWTLAAALLVFGFCNGCLDVSMNAHAVHVEKAYNRPVMSAFHAAFSVGGVVAAIFAAGISGVGMSPAGALAVMGAVGIVIALATARLLLPTVPAAPTAPTAPTAPTAPTAPTALTAPTEHGSASGPRRAGRQIWILAVLALMIMLCEGAANDWSALHLKDVLGAPAGTAAFAYGTFAAAMTLGRLLADRVSARFGAMAILRYGAATAAVGITIAALSPWIWSAFAGWALFGLGLSGCVPQLFSAAGHADPAAAGTNVSRVAGLGYVGMLAGPAVIGWMTHAVALNHAFLLLTVMCVTAAATAGVLRTEKSAPVPVLSSDLV comes from the coding sequence ATGGAACGATCACTCCGGTCCGCCCGAATAGCGACCTTCACGTACTTCATCCTCTGCGGGACGCTGATGGGCACCTGGGTGGTGCACATCCCGGCCATCGAGCACCAGGTGGGCATCAGCCACGCCACGCTCGGCGGCCTGCTGGTGCTGCTGGGGCTCGGCGCCTTCGCCGGTATGCAGGTGGCCGGGCGCCTCGCCGACCGGCTCGGCGCGCGGGTCGTGGTCCCTGCCGCCGGCGTGCTGTGCGGCGCGACCCTGGTGCTGCCGGGCCTGGCCCGGGAGTCGTGGACGCTGGCGGCGGCGCTGCTGGTCTTCGGGTTCTGCAACGGGTGCCTGGACGTGAGCATGAACGCCCACGCCGTCCATGTGGAGAAGGCCTACAACCGCCCGGTGATGTCGGCCTTCCATGCCGCGTTCTCCGTCGGCGGCGTTGTCGCCGCGATCTTCGCGGCCGGCATCTCCGGGGTCGGGATGAGTCCGGCGGGGGCGCTCGCGGTGATGGGAGCCGTGGGCATCGTGATCGCGCTGGCGACGGCGCGCCTCCTGCTGCCGACTGTGCCTGCCGCGCCGACCGCGCCGACCGCGCCGACCGCGCCGACCGCGCCGACCGCGCCGACCGCGCTGACCGCGCCGACCGAGCACGGATCAGCGTCCGGCCCGCGTCGTGCCGGCCGGCAGATCTGGATCCTCGCCGTCCTGGCCCTGATGATCATGCTGTGCGAGGGCGCCGCCAACGACTGGAGCGCCCTGCACCTGAAGGACGTCCTGGGCGCCCCGGCCGGCACCGCCGCCTTCGCCTACGGCACCTTCGCCGCCGCGATGACCCTCGGCCGCCTGCTCGCCGACCGCGTGTCCGCGCGCTTCGGCGCCATGGCGATCCTCCGCTACGGCGCGGCCACCGCCGCGGTCGGGATCACGATCGCGGCGCTGTCGCCGTGGATCTGGTCCGCGTTCGCCGGCTGGGCGCTGTTCGGTCTGGGCCTGTCCGGCTGCGTGCCCCAGCTCTTCAGCGCGGCCGGCCACGCCGATCCCGCCGCCGCGGGGACCAACGTCTCCCGCGTCGCAGGGCTCGGTTATGTCGGCATGCTCGCCGGTCCCGCCGTCATCGGCTGGATGACCCATGCCGTGGCCCTGAACCACGCGTTCCTGCTGCTGACGGTGATGTGTGTGACCGCGGCGGCGACCGCCGGCGTCCTGCGCACCGAGAAGTCCGCTCCGGTACCGGTCTTGTCCAGCGACCTGGTCTGA
- a CDS encoding DeoR/GlpR family DNA-binding transcription regulator translates to MSTADRHRQIARAVKESGSATVPELAELTGASEMTIRRDLDVLAAQGVLERVRGGARTLLLRGEEPPFALRAHEAVEAKRRIAAEVCSLIADGETVVLDSGTTCLEVARLLHRRPVTVMPVSLQAIRVLSETPGQAALLVPGGRPRTSEGALTGPLTLASLAALRFDTAVIGCCGLSAAEGLTAYDLDDAAVKKASITSARRTILATDGSKLGRTAHAFVGPSSLLHTLVTDSAAPSGELAALEAAGTIVKSV, encoded by the coding sequence ATGAGCACCGCAGACCGGCACCGGCAGATCGCCCGGGCCGTGAAGGAGTCGGGCAGCGCCACGGTCCCGGAACTCGCCGAGCTCACCGGCGCCTCGGAGATGACCATCCGGCGCGATCTGGACGTGCTGGCTGCGCAGGGCGTGCTCGAACGCGTCCGCGGCGGGGCGCGCACCCTGCTGCTGCGCGGCGAGGAGCCGCCCTTCGCGCTGCGGGCCCACGAGGCCGTCGAGGCCAAGCGCCGGATCGCCGCCGAGGTCTGCTCGCTCATCGCCGACGGCGAGACCGTCGTGCTGGACAGCGGCACCACGTGCCTGGAGGTCGCCCGCCTCCTGCACCGGCGGCCGGTCACCGTGATGCCGGTGTCGCTGCAGGCGATCCGCGTGCTCAGCGAGACCCCGGGACAGGCCGCGCTGCTGGTGCCCGGCGGACGGCCCCGCACCTCCGAGGGAGCGCTGACCGGCCCGCTCACCCTGGCCTCGCTGGCGGCGCTGCGCTTCGACACCGCCGTCATCGGCTGCTGCGGACTCAGCGCCGCCGAGGGCCTGACCGCCTACGACCTCGACGACGCGGCGGTGAAGAAGGCGAGCATCACCTCCGCGCGCCGCACCATCCTGGCCACCGACGGGAGCAAGCTCGGCCGCACGGCGCACGCGTTCGTCGGCCCGTCCTCGCTCCTGCACACGCTGGTCACGGACTCGGCGGCGCCGAGCGGGGAACTGGCCGCGCTCGAAGCCGCGGGCACCATAGTGAAATCCGTCTGA
- the argG gene encoding argininosuccinate synthase gives MSKVLTSLPAGQRVGIAFSGGLDTSVAVAWMREKGAVPCAYTADLGQYDEPNLPGVPGRAEAYGAELARLVDCRAALVEEGLAALACGAFHIRSGGRSYFNTTPLGRAVAGTLLVRAMLEDDVQIWGDGSTFKGNDIERFYRYGLLANPALRIYKPWLDADFVSELGGRSEMSQWLTERDLPYRASAEKAYSTDANIWGATHEAKSLEHLDTGLEIVEPIMGVRFWDPAVEIAPEDVTIGFEQGRPVSINGKAFASAVDLVLEANAVGGRHGLGMSDQIENRVIEAKSRGIYEAPGMALLFIAYERLVNAIHNEDTVAAYHNQGRHLGRLLYEGRWLDPQALMVRESLQRWVGRAITGEVTLRLRRGEDYSILDTTGPALSYHPEKLSMERTEGAAFGPVDRIGQLTMRNLDIADSRTKLEQYAHLGMVGSGTGPAAAELAAGGHPFSSELIGAMTDGGAQTIAARPAAEAEGDEELLDRAAIEAGND, from the coding sequence GTGTCCAAGGTACTCACCTCCCTGCCAGCAGGTCAGCGCGTCGGCATCGCCTTCTCCGGCGGGCTCGACACCTCGGTCGCGGTCGCGTGGATGCGCGAGAAGGGCGCCGTGCCCTGCGCCTACACCGCTGACCTCGGCCAGTACGACGAACCCAACCTCCCCGGCGTGCCGGGGCGCGCCGAGGCCTACGGCGCCGAGCTCGCGCGCCTGGTCGACTGCCGGGCCGCCCTGGTCGAGGAGGGCCTCGCGGCCCTGGCCTGCGGCGCCTTCCACATCCGTTCCGGCGGCCGCTCCTACTTCAACACCACGCCCCTGGGCCGCGCGGTGGCCGGCACGCTGCTGGTGCGCGCGATGCTCGAGGACGACGTCCAGATCTGGGGCGACGGCTCGACCTTCAAGGGCAACGACATCGAGCGGTTCTACCGCTACGGGCTCCTGGCGAACCCGGCGCTGCGCATCTACAAGCCGTGGCTGGACGCCGACTTCGTCAGCGAGCTCGGCGGCCGCTCCGAGATGTCGCAGTGGCTGACCGAGCGCGACCTGCCCTACCGGGCCAGCGCGGAGAAGGCGTACTCCACCGACGCGAACATCTGGGGCGCCACCCACGAGGCGAAGTCGCTGGAGCACCTGGACACCGGCCTGGAGATCGTCGAGCCGATCATGGGTGTCCGGTTCTGGGACCCGGCGGTCGAGATCGCCCCCGAGGACGTCACCATCGGCTTCGAGCAGGGCCGGCCGGTCAGCATCAACGGCAAGGCCTTCGCCTCGGCCGTGGACCTGGTCCTGGAGGCCAACGCCGTCGGCGGCCGCCACGGCCTGGGCATGTCGGACCAGATCGAGAACCGGGTGATCGAGGCCAAGAGCCGCGGCATCTACGAGGCCCCCGGCATGGCCCTGCTGTTCATCGCCTACGAGCGCCTGGTCAACGCCATCCACAACGAGGACACCGTCGCGGCCTACCACAACCAGGGCCGCCACCTGGGCCGGCTGCTGTACGAAGGCCGCTGGCTGGACCCCCAGGCCCTGATGGTCCGCGAGTCGCTCCAGCGCTGGGTGGGCCGCGCGATCACCGGCGAGGTGACCCTGCGGCTGCGCCGGGGCGAGGACTACTCGATCCTCGACACCACCGGCCCGGCCCTGAGCTACCACCCGGAGAAGCTGTCGATGGAGCGCACCGAGGGCGCGGCCTTCGGCCCGGTCGACCGCATCGGCCAGCTGACGATGCGCAACCTCGACATCGCCGACTCCCGGACCAAGCTGGAGCAGTACGCCCACCTGGGCATGGTCGGCTCCGGAACGGGACCGGCGGCGGCGGAACTGGCCGCCGGCGGCCACCCCTTCTCCAGCGAGCTGATCGGCGCGATGACCGACGGCGGCGCGCAGACCATCGCCGCCCGGCCGGCCGCCGAGGCCGAGGGTGACGAGGAACTGCTCGACCGCGCCGCGATCGAGGCGGGGAACGACTGA
- a CDS encoding DUF302 domain-containing protein, which yields MNASIVTKTATTSVSMTARRLLEVLEHAGATVFAVIDQAEAARSVGQDLRDTILVLFGNPAAGTPVMGAHPLAALDLPLRILLWDDNGTTRVSYLDPAALGERYGVEPELLEKLNAIHVISDALAAGTPAADPEG from the coding sequence GTGAACGCCTCCATCGTCACCAAGACGGCCACCACCTCGGTCTCCATGACCGCCCGCCGGCTGCTCGAAGTGCTGGAGCACGCGGGCGCGACCGTCTTCGCCGTGATCGACCAGGCCGAGGCCGCGCGCTCCGTGGGGCAGGACCTGCGGGACACGATCCTGGTGCTGTTCGGCAACCCGGCCGCCGGGACCCCGGTGATGGGCGCTCATCCGTTGGCCGCGCTCGATCTGCCGTTGCGCATCCTGCTGTGGGACGACAACGGGACCACGCGCGTGAGCTACCTGGACCCGGCCGCGCTCGGTGAGCGGTACGGGGTCGAGCCCGAGCTGCTCGAGAAGCTCAACGCCATCCACGTCATCTCCGACGCCCTCGCCGCCGGCACGCCGGCCGCCGACCCAGAGGGCTGA
- a CDS encoding oxidoreductase: MVRTWLITGASRGFGRALAEAVLESGDQVVATARRPEQLADLVSRFGGRVRTAALDVTDVQAARDAVAAAVEAFGRLDVVVNNAGYANSGPIEEMAEEDFRGQFEANFFGLVNVTRAALPVLREQRSGVFVQFSSVGGRVGGTPGMGAYQAAKFAVEGFSEVLAAEVAPFGVKVIIVEPGAFRTDWQGSSMELHQVGADYDETVGAMNRYRAENDGVQPGDPARGARVILDVVGSDDPPRRLLLGAQAVDMALAAGEVRAEETRKWAEASASADFPAAE; encoded by the coding sequence ATGGTTCGGACATGGTTGATCACCGGTGCGTCGCGGGGGTTCGGTCGGGCTTTGGCCGAGGCGGTGTTGGAGTCCGGGGATCAGGTGGTGGCGACGGCGCGGCGGCCGGAGCAGTTGGCGGATCTGGTGTCGCGGTTCGGGGGTCGGGTGCGGACGGCTGCGCTGGATGTGACGGATGTGCAGGCAGCGCGCGATGCGGTGGCTGCCGCGGTTGAGGCGTTCGGGCGGCTGGATGTGGTGGTGAACAACGCCGGCTACGCCAACAGCGGCCCGATTGAGGAGATGGCGGAGGAGGATTTCCGGGGCCAGTTCGAGGCGAACTTCTTCGGGTTGGTGAATGTGACCCGGGCGGCGTTGCCGGTGCTGCGGGAGCAGCGTTCGGGGGTGTTTGTTCAGTTCTCCTCGGTGGGTGGCCGTGTGGGTGGGACCCCGGGGATGGGTGCGTATCAGGCTGCGAAGTTCGCGGTGGAGGGGTTCTCGGAGGTGTTGGCTGCTGAGGTGGCGCCCTTCGGGGTGAAGGTGATCATCGTGGAGCCGGGTGCGTTCCGGACTGATTGGCAGGGCTCGTCGATGGAGCTGCATCAGGTCGGTGCCGACTATGACGAGACGGTCGGTGCGATGAACCGGTATCGCGCTGAGAACGACGGTGTGCAGCCTGGGGATCCGGCCCGTGGGGCCCGGGTGATCCTCGATGTGGTCGGCAGTGATGACCCGCCGCGTCGGCTGCTGCTGGGTGCACAGGCTGTGGATATGGCTTTGGCCGCGGGTGAGGTGCGTGCGGAGGAGACGCGGAAGTGGGCCGAGGCCAGTGCTTCCGCCGATTTCCCGGCGGCAGAGTAG
- a CDS encoding TetR/AcrR family transcriptional regulator, producing MEAPPPRPAGRPRNPELDTAILAAAEQQLREAGYAGMSMESVATVAGTTVPAVRRRFRSKAGLAVAVIDSLRVEGMPEASGPPRVLALAILRNFHANLLRENSMAVVGTLLAEEHRNPEVLAAFRARLVEPRRTALREALAAGVRCGELPGSADPEVLASMLIGAFYARYVATSDVPDDWAEQSLRHVWPDADGAQP from the coding sequence GTGGAAGCTCCCCCGCCCCGCCCCGCAGGCCGGCCGAGAAACCCCGAGCTGGACACGGCCATCCTGGCAGCCGCCGAGCAGCAGCTCCGCGAAGCCGGTTACGCCGGCATGTCCATGGAATCCGTCGCCACGGTCGCCGGGACGACCGTCCCCGCCGTGCGCCGGCGCTTCCGCAGCAAGGCCGGCTTGGCCGTCGCGGTGATCGACTCGCTGCGGGTCGAGGGCATGCCCGAGGCCTCGGGGCCGCCCCGGGTTCTGGCCCTCGCGATCCTGCGGAACTTCCACGCCAACCTCCTGCGCGAGAACTCCATGGCGGTCGTCGGCACGCTGCTGGCCGAGGAGCACCGCAATCCGGAGGTGCTCGCCGCCTTCCGCGCCCGGCTGGTGGAGCCGCGCCGAACCGCGCTTCGCGAGGCCTTGGCCGCGGGGGTCAGGTGCGGCGAGCTGCCGGGCTCGGCCGATCCCGAAGTGCTCGCCAGCATGCTGATCGGCGCGTTCTACGCGCGGTACGTCGCCACGTCCGACGTGCCCGACGACTGGGCGGAGCAGAGCCTGCGCCATGTATGGCCGGACGCCGACGGCGCCCAGCCATGA
- a CDS encoding epoxide hydrolase family protein: protein MNTGITETTETTDIQPFQIAVPQSELDDLHARLANARWAASIPGAGWERGVPVDYLKELAEYWRSGFDWRAQEKALNAFPQFITEIDGQRIHFLHVRSSRPDAKPLLLTHGFPSSVAEFVTLIDRLTAPEDPAEPAFHIVAPSLPGYGFSTPLSARGWTLSRTARAWIELMRRLGHDRYGVHGGDVGSGVSGMVGDYDAEHVTGIHVTTDPLTAANVATFLPGLADRLDPSDPVDALALERMNAFRKEGSGYLAIQNSRPQTIGYGLVDSPILQLAWIAEKFEQWTDLPIDRDQLLTTVSLFWFTGAGASAAHTLYDQFHSSDWGAPSPVPHGYAVFGADPTVRKLVPAEPDAHWSEFECGRHFPAMECPALLARDLRAFFGPLV, encoded by the coding sequence ATGAACACTGGCATCACCGAGACCACCGAGACCACTGACATCCAGCCCTTCCAGATCGCCGTCCCCCAGTCCGAACTCGACGACCTCCACGCACGGCTGGCGAACGCCCGCTGGGCCGCGTCCATACCGGGAGCCGGTTGGGAGCGCGGAGTCCCCGTGGACTATCTGAAGGAGCTCGCAGAGTACTGGCGGAGCGGCTTCGACTGGCGCGCGCAGGAGAAGGCGCTCAATGCCTTCCCGCAGTTCATCACCGAGATAGACGGCCAGCGGATCCACTTCCTGCACGTCCGGTCCTCGCGCCCCGACGCCAAGCCGCTGCTGCTCACGCATGGCTTCCCGAGCTCGGTCGCCGAGTTCGTGACCCTGATCGACCGGCTGACCGCCCCCGAAGACCCCGCCGAGCCGGCGTTCCACATCGTCGCGCCCTCACTCCCCGGCTACGGCTTCTCGACGCCCCTCTCCGCGCGGGGCTGGACCCTCAGCCGGACCGCCCGGGCCTGGATCGAGCTCATGCGCCGCCTGGGCCACGACCGCTACGGCGTGCACGGCGGCGACGTCGGCAGCGGCGTGTCGGGGATGGTCGGCGACTACGACGCCGAGCACGTCACCGGGATCCACGTGACCACCGACCCGCTGACGGCGGCGAACGTGGCCACCTTCCTGCCGGGCCTGGCCGACCGCCTGGACCCGTCCGACCCCGTCGACGCCCTGGCCCTGGAGCGGATGAACGCGTTCCGCAAGGAAGGATCGGGCTACCTCGCCATCCAGAACAGCCGCCCCCAGACCATCGGCTACGGCCTGGTCGACTCCCCGATCCTGCAGCTGGCCTGGATCGCGGAGAAGTTCGAGCAGTGGACCGACCTCCCGATCGACCGCGACCAGCTGCTGACCACCGTGAGCCTGTTCTGGTTCACCGGCGCCGGCGCCTCGGCGGCCCACACACTCTACGACCAGTTCCACTCCTCCGACTGGGGCGCCCCCTCCCCCGTCCCGCACGGCTACGCCGTATTCGGCGCCGATCCGACCGTCCGCAAGCTGGTCCCCGCCGAGCCGGACGCGCACTGGAGCGAGTTCGAGTGCGGAAGGCACTTCCCGGCGATGGAATGCCCTGCTCTGCTGGCGAGGGATCTGCGCGCGTTCTTCGGTCCTCTGGTCTGA
- a CDS encoding SigE family RNA polymerase sigma factor, with protein MTGRRSESAATDFDAVYAATAPRLVGQLYLVIGDLTEAQDCVQEAFARAWLRWDTLTDGRGDPVGWVKTTAYRLAVSHWRHWKSGIKALRKHGAPVDAPGPSPDAVALRDALAKLPKGQRTVLVLHHLNDMRVEDVARELRVAPGTVKAQLSRGRAALALLLSDWHMDVLATEESHA; from the coding sequence ATGACGGGGAGACGCTCGGAGTCCGCGGCCACGGATTTCGACGCCGTATACGCGGCGACCGCACCGCGCCTGGTCGGCCAGCTCTATCTGGTGATCGGCGACCTCACCGAGGCGCAGGACTGCGTCCAGGAGGCGTTCGCCCGCGCCTGGCTGCGGTGGGACACGCTGACCGACGGGCGCGGCGACCCGGTGGGCTGGGTCAAGACCACGGCCTACCGGCTGGCTGTCTCGCATTGGCGGCACTGGAAGTCCGGGATCAAGGCATTGCGGAAGCACGGGGCGCCGGTTGACGCCCCCGGGCCGTCCCCGGACGCCGTCGCGCTGCGCGACGCCCTGGCGAAGCTGCCCAAGGGGCAGCGCACCGTGCTGGTGCTCCATCACCTGAACGACATGCGGGTCGAGGACGTGGCCCGCGAACTGCGGGTCGCGCCCGGCACGGTCAAAGCGCAGCTGTCCCGCGGTCGCGCGGCGCTCGCCCTCCTGCTCTCCGACTGGCACATGGATGTTCTGGCGACGGAGGAATCCCATGCATGA